A region from the Acomys russatus chromosome 20, mAcoRus1.1, whole genome shotgun sequence genome encodes:
- the Dynap gene encoding dynactin-associated protein, with the protein MERKHGKYVVNVEHAGEQQPSTCSHGQEAQPATHWCPPLNDVAGNVSSNLSGVWVSPTVLEHSECQHPEPHSAQVARNGCGDWSLCKVFLASLLASVITTAIGVLILSLVNRNNPPIVIQLTSNTDTSTLTPGTTSITSQTTVATSTGSTTTTTSPETTATTATIVSTEPARTSTSTQPSTSAASTETRATTTRAMTSTQPVTTADTTSTSSVSTSTAASTQPTASATSTGTSATTMDSTQPVTTSTATSS; encoded by the exons ATGGAGAGAAAGCATGGAAAATACGTAGTGAACGTGGAACACGCTGGAGAACAGCAA CCAAGCACCTGTTCACATGGCCAAGAAGCTCAGCCTGCCACACACTGGTGTCCACCTTTAAATGATGTAGCTGGAAATGTCTCCTCCAACTTGTCTGGGGTCTGGGTGAGCCCAACAGTCCTTGAACATTCAGAGTGCCAGCACCCAGAGCCACACAGTGCACAG GTGGCTAGAAATGGCTGTGGTGACTGGTCTCTGTGCAAAGTCTTCCTGGCTTCCCTCTTAGCCTCTGTAATAACAACAGCGATTGGAGTACTCATCCTAAGCCTGGTGAATAGAAACAATCCCCCCATTGTTATTCAGTTAACCTCAAACACTGACACCTCTACACTAACACCTGGAACAACCTCTATTACTTCTCAAACCACAGTGGCTACTTCCACAGGGTCTACAACTACCACAACGTCACCTGAAACTACAGCCACAACAGCCACCATAGTTTCTACTGAGCCTGCAAGGACATCCACTTCAACCCAGCCATCAACCTCTGCAGCATCCACTGAAACTCGTGCCACAACAACCAGGGCCATGACTTCAACTCAACCTGTAACTACAGCTGACACCACCTCAACTTCATCTGTGTCCACAAGCACAGCTGCCTCAACCCAGCCCACAGCCTCTGCTACATCCACCGGAACATCAGCCACAACCATGGATTCAACTCAACCTGTAACCACATCAACAGCAACATCCTCCTGA